In Musa acuminata AAA Group cultivar baxijiao chromosome BXJ3-9, Cavendish_Baxijiao_AAA, whole genome shotgun sequence, a single genomic region encodes these proteins:
- the LOC135649879 gene encoding auxin transporter-like protein 1 — MVPQKQAEEAAIVASGITTLNNETEHGDGDGGGGGKEEDGEESILSMKNLLWHGGSAWDAWFSCASNQVAQVLLTLPYSFSQLGMLSGLILQLFYGFLGSWTAYLISVLYVEYRTRKEKEKVSFKNHVIQWFEVLDGLLGPYWKAAGLAFNCTFLLFGSVIQLIACASNIYYINDRLDKRTWTYIFGACCSTTVFIPSFHNYRIWSFLGLGMTTYTAWYLTIAAVVHGQAEEVTHSGPTKLVLYFTGATNILYTFGGHAVTVEIMHAMWKPQKFKNIYLLATVYVFALTLPSAAAMYWAFGDQLLTHSNAFSLLPKTGWRDAAVILMLIHQFITFGFACTPLYFVWEKVIGMHDTKSICLRALVRLPVVVPIWFLAIIFPFFGPINSAVGALLVSFTVYIIPAMAHMLTYRTPSARQNAAEKPPFFLPSWTAMYAVNAFVVGWVLVVGFGLGGWASMTNFVRQVDTFGLFAKCYQCPKPLPPSAPAPQTLQQQQQQHHH; from the exons ATGGTGCCGCAGAAGCAAGCGGAGGAAGCTGCCATCGTGGCCAGCGGCATTACTACCCTCAACAATGAGACGGAGCACGGAGATGGCGACGGCGGGGGGGGCGGCAAGGAAGAGGACGGAGAGGAGTCCATACTCAGCATGAAGAACCTCCTCTGGCACGGCGGCTCCGCCTGGGACGCCTGGTTCAGCTGCGCCTCCAATCAA GTGGCGCAGGTGCTGTTGACGCTGCCGTACTCGTTCTCACAGTTGGGGATGCTGTCGGGGCTGATCCTGCAGCTGTTCTACGGCTTCCTCGGCAGCTGGACGGCGTACCTCATCAGCGTACTCTACGTCGAGTACCGCACCcgaaaggagaaggagaaggtcaGCTTCAAGAATCACGTTATCCAG TGGTTCGAGGTGTTGGATGGGCTGCTGGGGCCGTACTGGAAAGCCGCCGGCCTCGCCTTCAACTGCACCTTCCTCCTCTTCGGCTCCGTCATCCAGCTCATCGCCTGTGCCAG CAACATATACTACATCAACGACCGGCTGGATAAgaggacatggacatacatatttGGCGCCTGCTGCTCGACGACAGTGTTCATACCCTCCTTCCATAACTACAGGATATGGTCCTTTCTCGGCCTCGGCATGACCACCTACACCGCCTGGTACCTCACCATCGCCGCCGTCGTCCATGGCCAG GCGGAAGAGGTAACCCACTCGGGTCCAACGAAGCTGGTGTTGTACTTCACGGGCGCCACCAACATACTCTACACGTTCGGTGGCCACGCCGTCACCGT GGAGATCATGCATGCCATGTGGAAGCCGCAGAAGTTCAAGAACATCTACCTGCTGGCTACGGTGTACGTGTTCGCGCTGACGCTGCCGTCGGCGGCCGCCATGTACTGGGCCTTCGGGGATCAGCTCCTCACCCACTCCAACGCCTTCTCGCTGCTGCCCAAGACGGGGTGGAGGGACGCGGCGGTGATCCTCATGTTGATCCACCAGTTCATCACCTTCGGCTTCGCCTGCACCCCGCTCTACTTCGTGTGGGAGAAGGTGATCGGGATGCATGACACCAAAAGCATCTGCCTCCGCGCCCTCGTTCGTCTCCCGGTGGTCGTCCCCATCTGGTTCCTGGCCATCATCTTCCCCTTCTTCGGCCCCATCAACTCCGCGGTCGGGGCGCTCCTCGTCAGCTTCACCGTCTACATCATCCCCGCCATGGCTCACATGCTCACCTACCGAACGCCATCCGCGCGGCAG AATGCTGCAGAGAAGCCTCCCTTCTTCCTGCCCAGCTGGACGGCGATGTACGCGGTGAACGCCTTCGTGGTGGGGTGGGTGCTGGTGGTCGGCTTCGGGCTCGGCGGATGGGCGAGCATGACCAACTTCGTGAGGCAGGTGGACACCTTCGGCCTCTTCGCCAAGTGCTACCAGTGCCCCAAGCCGCTGCCACCGTCCGCCCCTGCTCCTCAaacgctgcagcagcagcagcagcagcatcatcaCTGA
- the LOC135649881 gene encoding thylakoid ADP,ATP carrier protein, chloroplastic-like isoform X2, translated as MRRKEAVVVWRPIPGLGDAPRRFPPPRAVFASVSNGGDGGVASGVRDREKDKEDGREREAFPSPEQLLRHPLALLALVPDGAALFTAGAIAGAAAKTLTAPLDRAKLLMQTHGLRAVERTGKKAIGFIDAITLIGKEDGIKGYWKGNLPQVIRIIPYSAVQLFSYELYKKLFSKKDGELSIVGRLAAGACAGMTSTLVTYPLDVLRLRLAVEPGCRTMSQVALNMLRDEGLASFYSGLGPSLIGIAPYIAVNFCVFDLVKKSLPEKYQKRPETSLATALVSATIATLMCYPLDTVRRQMQMKGSPYNTIFDAFPGIVERDGFFGLYRGFVPNTLKNLPNSSIRLTTFDMVKSLISSGRKELERISAGNKVKLVS; from the exons ATGAGGAGGAAGGAGGCGGTGGTGGTGTGGCGTCCCATCCCGGGCCTCGGAGATGCGCCGAGGAGGTTCCCCCCTCCTCGTGCAGTATTCGCGTCCGTCTCCAACGGCGGCGACGGTGGCGTCGCCTCGGGTGTGAGGGATAGGGAGAAGGACAAGGAGGACGGGAGGGAGAGGGAGGCGTTCCCGTCCCCGGAGCAACTTCTGCGGCATCCTCTGGCGCTGCTGGCGCTGGTTCCCGATGGGGCGGCTCTCTTCACGGCCGGGGCCATTGCCGGTGCCGCTGCCAAGACCCTCACCGCGCCTCTCGACCGTGCCAAGCTCCTCATGCAG ACTCATGGGTTGCGGGCTGTTGAGCGGACTGGAAAGAAGGCGATTGGTTTCATTGAT GCTATAACATTGATAGGGAAGGAAGATGGGATTAAAGGCTACTGGAAAGGGAATTTACCCCAG GTGATACGAATAATTCCATATAGCGCAGTTCAACTCTTTTCTTATGAACTTTACAAG AAACTCTTTAGTAAAAAGGATGGGGAACTTTCCATTGTAGGGAGGCTTGCAGCAGGGGCTTGTGCTGGAATGACATCCACACTA gtaACATATCCATTGGATGTCCTAAGGCTAAGGCTTGCAGTTGAACCTGGTTGTAGAACAATGTCCCAG GTTGCTCTTAATATGCTAAGAGATGAAGGGCTAGCATCGTTTTACAGTGGTCTTGGTCCTTCTCTTATTGGGATAGCGCCATATATTGCCGTTAACTTCTGTGTGTTTGACTT GGTGAAGAAGTCACTCCCAGAAAAGTACCAAAAGAGGCCGGAAACATCTCTTGCAACTGCACTGGTCTCGGCAACAATTGCTACACTTATGTGCTACCCTCTGGATACTGTGAGAAGACAGATGCAGATGAAAGGTTCACCTTACAATACTATTTTCGATGCCTTCCCAG GTATCGTGGAGCGTGATGGCTTCTTCGGCTTATATCGAGGTTTTGTGCCCAATACATTGAAAAATCTGCCAAACAGCAG CATTAGGCTTACAACCTTTGACATGGTCAAGAGCCTAATATCATCTGGGCGGAAGGAACTTGAGAGAATTAGTGCTGGGAACAAGGTGAAATTGGTTAGCTAA
- the LOC135649881 gene encoding probable envelope ADP,ATP carrier protein, chloroplastic isoform X1 produces the protein MRRKEAVVVWRPIPGLGDAPRRFPPPRAVFASVSNGGDGGVASGVRDREKDKEDGREREAFPSPEQLLRHPLALLALVPDGAALFTAGAIAGAAAKTLTAPLDRAKLLMQTHGLRAVERTGKKAIGFIDAITLIGKEDGIKGYWKGNLPQVIRIIPYSAVQLFSYELYKKLFSKKDGELSIVGRLAAGACAGMTSTLVTYPLDVLRLRLAVEPGCRTMSQVALNMLRDEGLASFYSGLGPSLIGIAPYIAVNFCVFDLVKKSLPEKYQKRPETSLATALVSATIATLMCYPLDTVRRQMQMKGSPYNTIFDAFPGIVERDGFFGLYRGFVPNTLKNLPNSSIRLTTFDMVKSLISSGRKELERISAGNKEHLIGCAEAKEGKI, from the exons ATGAGGAGGAAGGAGGCGGTGGTGGTGTGGCGTCCCATCCCGGGCCTCGGAGATGCGCCGAGGAGGTTCCCCCCTCCTCGTGCAGTATTCGCGTCCGTCTCCAACGGCGGCGACGGTGGCGTCGCCTCGGGTGTGAGGGATAGGGAGAAGGACAAGGAGGACGGGAGGGAGAGGGAGGCGTTCCCGTCCCCGGAGCAACTTCTGCGGCATCCTCTGGCGCTGCTGGCGCTGGTTCCCGATGGGGCGGCTCTCTTCACGGCCGGGGCCATTGCCGGTGCCGCTGCCAAGACCCTCACCGCGCCTCTCGACCGTGCCAAGCTCCTCATGCAG ACTCATGGGTTGCGGGCTGTTGAGCGGACTGGAAAGAAGGCGATTGGTTTCATTGAT GCTATAACATTGATAGGGAAGGAAGATGGGATTAAAGGCTACTGGAAAGGGAATTTACCCCAG GTGATACGAATAATTCCATATAGCGCAGTTCAACTCTTTTCTTATGAACTTTACAAG AAACTCTTTAGTAAAAAGGATGGGGAACTTTCCATTGTAGGGAGGCTTGCAGCAGGGGCTTGTGCTGGAATGACATCCACACTA gtaACATATCCATTGGATGTCCTAAGGCTAAGGCTTGCAGTTGAACCTGGTTGTAGAACAATGTCCCAG GTTGCTCTTAATATGCTAAGAGATGAAGGGCTAGCATCGTTTTACAGTGGTCTTGGTCCTTCTCTTATTGGGATAGCGCCATATATTGCCGTTAACTTCTGTGTGTTTGACTT GGTGAAGAAGTCACTCCCAGAAAAGTACCAAAAGAGGCCGGAAACATCTCTTGCAACTGCACTGGTCTCGGCAACAATTGCTACACTTATGTGCTACCCTCTGGATACTGTGAGAAGACAGATGCAGATGAAAGGTTCACCTTACAATACTATTTTCGATGCCTTCCCAG GTATCGTGGAGCGTGATGGCTTCTTCGGCTTATATCGAGGTTTTGTGCCCAATACATTGAAAAATCTGCCAAACAGCAG CATTAGGCTTACAACCTTTGACATGGTCAAGAGCCTAATATCATCTGGGCGGAAGGAACTTGAGAGAATTAGTGCTGGGAACAAG GAGCATCTAATCGGTTGTGCAGAAGCAAAAGAGGGCAAGATATAA